A section of the Streptomyces sp. Je 1-369 genome encodes:
- a CDS encoding TIGR02677 family protein, which yields MPQLDGSGTLGSFDLDGLVVGDRLRLFNFTQRDDGASYLWVLRAMNQLRTVHQVQVHTSDVAAVLGELAANHADVPAIADLNLRAMLDVLSGDRDREREGARVLCRVEDAARAGSLAAYRNRQSVYQFTEIGYRAYMAVEDVLGARVEDANLSRLVFADILSDLKALAAANLSADREEIYRKLSRLDSVLDDMARRAARFYLTLNDVARTTDISPETFLRHKHALLAHMSDFSAELERYAPRLADAVRAVEDSGIETLLERAAEADERPMMRPEARQEDWRRRWVGLHQWFLASEVADSKAEQLQGATRTAISGVIALLRQVTESRRSGVSRTTQLRHLAAWVAGAPDEQAANALIAAAFDLRSARHLGGAHDDGEQISSRSTWWDAPGVEVSISLFRHGKRPSPGGPQPIRTEHGARARLREKQRAVRAAERAAAEQLLEHGPHERVLDEAETRAVLKLLTRALEARTAVAGQLRSATGTSDVMTLRLIPSQTGSRLRTVHGTLVLPGFTLELAPAGPVRRGAVEAG from the coding sequence GTGCCGCAGTTAGATGGTTCCGGCACGCTGGGGTCATTCGATCTTGATGGCCTGGTAGTTGGCGATCGGCTAAGATTGTTCAATTTCACCCAGCGTGACGATGGTGCGTCGTATCTGTGGGTCTTGCGGGCGATGAACCAACTGCGGACGGTTCACCAGGTACAGGTGCACACGAGCGACGTGGCGGCAGTGCTGGGGGAGCTTGCTGCCAACCACGCTGATGTTCCTGCCATTGCGGATCTCAATTTGCGGGCGATGCTGGATGTCCTGTCCGGGGATCGGGACCGCGAGCGGGAGGGCGCCCGGGTGCTGTGCCGGGTGGAGGACGCCGCTCGGGCGGGAAGCCTGGCCGCGTATCGAAACCGGCAGTCTGTTTATCAGTTCACGGAGATCGGCTACCGGGCCTATATGGCGGTGGAGGATGTGCTCGGCGCGCGGGTGGAGGACGCGAATCTGTCCCGGCTGGTGTTCGCTGACATCCTGTCCGATCTGAAGGCCTTGGCCGCGGCGAACCTCAGTGCCGACCGGGAGGAGATCTACCGCAAGCTCTCCCGGCTGGACAGCGTGCTGGATGACATGGCCCGTCGGGCCGCACGGTTCTATCTGACGTTGAATGACGTGGCGCGGACTACGGACATCTCTCCGGAGACGTTCCTGCGGCACAAGCACGCCCTGCTGGCACACATGAGTGATTTCTCCGCCGAGCTGGAGCGGTACGCGCCGCGCCTGGCTGACGCGGTCCGCGCGGTGGAGGACAGCGGGATCGAGACGCTGCTGGAGCGGGCGGCGGAGGCGGATGAGCGGCCGATGATGCGGCCGGAGGCCCGCCAGGAGGACTGGCGGCGGCGCTGGGTGGGGCTTCACCAGTGGTTCTTGGCAAGTGAAGTGGCGGATTCGAAGGCGGAACAGTTGCAGGGGGCGACGCGTACGGCGATCTCGGGTGTGATCGCGTTGCTGCGGCAGGTCACCGAATCGCGGCGGAGCGGGGTGAGCCGCACGACGCAGCTGCGGCATCTGGCGGCCTGGGTCGCGGGGGCGCCGGACGAGCAGGCGGCGAACGCGCTGATCGCTGCGGCATTCGACCTGCGGTCGGCCCGGCATCTGGGCGGGGCCCATGACGATGGTGAGCAGATCTCGTCCCGTTCCACGTGGTGGGACGCTCCTGGCGTCGAGGTGAGCATCAGCTTGTTCCGGCATGGCAAGCGGCCCTCCCCTGGGGGGCCGCAGCCGATCCGTACGGAGCACGGGGCGCGCGCCCGGCTGCGGGAGAAACAGCGGGCAGTCCGGGCAGCTGAGCGGGCGGCGGCCGAGCAGCTGCTGGAGCACGGTCCCCATGAGCGGGTGCTGGACGAGGCCGAGACCCGGGCGGTGCTGAAGCTGCTCACCCGGGCGTTAGAGGCCCGGACCGCGGTCGCGGGGCAGCTGCGGTCGGCCACCGGGACGAGCGATGTGATGACGCTGCGGCTCATCCCCAGCCAGACCGGCAGTCGGCTGCGCACTGTGCACGGCACGCTGGTGCTGCCCGGCTTCACGCTGGAGCTCGCCCCCGCCGGACCAGTTCGGCGCGGCGCGGTAGAGGCGGGCTGA